GAAGAAAAACCACTCATACAGCAATATACAAAAAGGCAAGGTGGCGGCAATTTCCTTTGAGCCCAAGGCAAAGAGCCCGGAAATAAACGCACCCAGAAACCATAGACGGGAAACCCGCCCTGTTTCTGAAATGCGGCCTTGGGCGTAACCATACATCGCAACAATAAAAAACATTGCGGACAAGCTGTTCATTCTTTGAACAATGTAGGTTACCGACTGCACCTGCAGGGGATGAACCATCCATAGAAACGCCACAGCAAAGGCAATTGTATCAGGATTCGTACTTTCTGACCTGTCCCATTGGGCATTCAGAACAAGAGTTGACCTGACAAAGAAAAACAGAAAAAGAGTTGTGATCAGGTGAATGGCTATATTGACAAGATGATATCCTGGAACAGCGTTACCATGGAAATACTGGTTGACGGCAAAGCTTATATTGGCCACCACCCGCTTGGGAAGAATACTTTTTTCTCCTGCCCCCAGCAGGCTCGAGAGACTGAAATCACGCAGGTGGATTGCACGGTTCTCCTCAATATTTGACGTATCGTCAAAGTAAAACGGCACGTCCAAGGTGTTTGAGTAGATAATCCCTCCCCAGAGGATCATCGACAGCAACAGCAACGCTCTGATTATACAGGGGAGTGAGTTCATCGGCTCCTTACCTTGAAGAGATTATTCCTGCCGTATTGCATAATATTTGACAATACTTGCAGCAACATCTCCGGAAAAATAAAAAAAATAAAGGGAAAGCATTGACACGCATCACTAAACATACTTTATAACACTCTCAGCCGCGAAGATATTTTGTTGGCATTGACCGGTAATTGGATTATATTTTCCACACTTTTGTGTGGGGAGAGAGCAGTCAATTTCTGGCAGTTTTCCTGGAATACAGTACTACGGCTCCAAGAACCGGCGGTCGATTTTCAGCTTTTTCAAACGTAGCCTTCTGTCCCGACCGACATGGCAACAGCCTCCTTTGCGCATATTACACCCGGATATGATTAGGCATATTGCGATCATTAAATACAACAAAAGGAGAGATTTATGAACATTCTGGTTTTTGGTCCCAATGGAAGCGGCAAAGGCACGCAAGGCGCCATAGTTCAAAAGAAATACAACATGCCCCACATTGAATCCGGGGCGATTTTCAGAGTGAACATCGGCGGCGGCACGGAACTCGGCAAAAAGGCCAAAGAGTATATTGATCGAGGCGATCTGGTTCCAGACGATATCACTATCCCGATGATCCTCAATCGCCTCAAGGAAGACGACTGCAAAAAGGGTTGGATCCTGGACGGATTTCCGCGGAACAAGGTCCAGGGAGAAACCCTGGCAAAAGCCCTCAAAGATGCAGGAATCGCCCTGAATTACGTCATAGAAATCGTCCTGCCGCGGGATATCGCAAAACTCAGAATTACCGGCCGGAGACTTTGCGTCAATGATAACAACCATCCAAACCATATTGCCTTTGAAGCCATCAAACCCGTTGAAAAAGACGGCAAAATTGTTTGCCGGGTATGCGGCGGTGCTTTGAATACCAGGGCTGATGATCAAGATGATGCGGCCATCGACAAACGTCACAATATCTATTACGACGATAAAACCGGAACAATGGCTGCGGTCAATTACTTTAAAACTCTGGGCGGAAAAACCAAGGTAATATCCGTTGACGGGCGATCGTCAATTAACGAAGTAAGTGAAGCAATCATGAAAAAGCTTAACTAATCAGGTTGATTAGCTGTTTAGACTGTCAGCATATGAATGGCACATAAGCCGAATCGTTCCTGAAGTGATGAGCGCTTTGCTTTGATATTTTGTTTGCTGAAAGACTAAACACCTACAGACTATTCACCTGAACAGTTGCCAATTAGCATTATAACGCAAACAGGCCGATGGGAAATCCCATCGGCCTGTTTGCGTTTCAACTTCACTTGATGAAAGGAGTAACTCCGGATATTTCAGGAGTCAAACACGCCTAGCCTAAAACTTCTTTTATTGCCAGGTGCAGTTCTTTCTCTCCAAAAGGTTTCGGGAGCATGAGATCGGCGCCGATCTCCTTGGCCAGGGCAAGATACCGCTGACCGTTTATTATCCCTCCCCCTGATATGGCGATAATTTTCACCTCAGGATCAATCTTGTTTAATTCCATGATTAAGGTCAAGCCGCTCATTCCCGGCATGACCATGTCGGTTATAATCAGGTCCGCCTTCTCTTCATCGTAGGCCTTTAAAGCGTCTTTCGCATCAATCGAGCATCTCACATGAAATCCGATATTCTCAAGGGAGATCTTCATCCAGGCAAGGATTTCTTTTTCGTCATCTACAATAAGAATTTTCACAGGCATGCGACTCACCACTCCAACCATCAGAGGTTACAATTTTCAACCTTTTCCATTAAAAGGCCAGCTGCGCCGAACTCATGAATCGAACCTCCAAGCAAGACCGACAGCTCAATAAAATTTAATTAAATGTAATGTAGCATATTTTTCAACCACTACAAACATTGAAATCAATGATGCTCCTTACCGAACTCACTCCAGGCTTCTAAATAAAGGGCATTCAACCTAGTCTCCAGTTCGAGCCTGTAGACTTCAATATCCTTGGAACGGATATCCGGTGGAACTTGCATCGCTTCACCGCAGGTAAAAATAATATTGGCAAAGGGTTTTGGCAGAATAGTCCGGTCCCAGCTCGTAAACGCCCAGTACCTGTCCACCGCGCAGATAAACGGCAGGATCGGCGCCCCAGTCCTGCTGGCAAGCAGAATCATCCCGGCCTGAACCACCAGGGCCGGACCTTTTGACCCGTCCGCCACAATAGCTGCATTTTTCCCTTCCTGCATGTGCGCCGCCATCTCCCTGAGCGCCTTGAGCCCGCCTTTGCCCCGGGAACCGCGCACCGTTTCATTTCCCAGTTTATTGAGGAGATGAGAGACGTATTCGCCGTCCTTGCTGGCACTGACCATGGCAACCCAGGAACGTCCCCGGCAAAAATGCATGACAAAAAAAACCGAGTAATGCCAGAAAACCGCGATAAAAGGCCTTGAACCTTTTTCACATTCTTCCAAATTATTGAAACCCTTGTAATCAACTCGACAGGTTGCAAATAAAATTCTGGTCAGCCAGATAAACATGGTCGGCACAAACAACAACAAGAAATCATAAATAAATTTCTTTTTCAGAGCCACTCGAGTTCCTTTTTTCTGAGAGATTTAAGCTGATCGCGAAGCTTTGCGGCAAGCTCGAATTCAAGATTTTCCGCAGCAGAGTACATCTCCTTTTCAACTATTTTAATTTCCCTTCTCAATTCCTCAACCCCATCCCACTGTTTTTTGCGGGATACCCCATAGCCATATCCAGGCTCTGCCGCCTCAAGCTCCACGGTAACGTAATCCTGCTCATAAATTGTTCCGACAAGATCTTTAATCTTAGCCCGGATGGTCTCCGGCGTTATACCATTTTTTTTGTTGTAGGCCATCTGCAGCGCACGTCTTCTTGTGGTCTCGTCAATTGTATACTGCATCGCATTGGTTATTTTATCAGCGTAAAGGATAACTTTTCCTGCGGCATTACGCGCCGCCCGACCGCAAGTCTGGATCAAAGACCGCGCACTGCGAAGGAATCCCTCCTTGTCGGCATCAAGGACCGCGACCAAAGAGACTTCCGGGATATCAAGCCCCTCGCGCAACAGGTTAATCCCCACCAGCACGTCAAACTCCCTTTTCCTGAGATTCCGGATGAGTTCGACCCTATCCAATGTCTTAATATCAGAATGCAGATAACGCACCCTGACACCGAGTTTTTCGTAATATTCCGTCAGATCCTCGGCCATTCTCTTGGTCAGGGTGGTAACCAAAACAGCATCCCCCTGTGATGTTCTGGATCGTATTTGCCCCAGCAGATCATCAACCTGTGATGTTGCCGGACGCACCTCGATTTCAGGATCCATGAGACCGGTGGGACGAATGACCTGTTCCACGACTTTCCCCTGAGCCTTGTCCATTTCAAAATCACCGGGTGTTGCGGATACATAAACGGTCTGATGAATCCGCGCGGCAAACTCATCGAACCGCAACGGCCGATTATCCCTGGCGGAAGGAAGACGAAACCCGAAATCCACCAGAGTCTGTTTGCGGGATCTGTCGCCCAGATACATGCCGTGCAGCTGGGGCACGGTTATGTGGCTTTCATCAATGATCAACAGAAAATCCGGCGGAAAATAATCCAATAATGTCGGCGGCGGTTCACCGGATTTTCTGCCGGTGAAATGGCGGCTGTAATTTTCAATGCCGTGGCAATAGCCGAGCTCCGAAAGCATTTCCAGATCAAAGTCCGTGCGCTGTTCAAGGCGCTGCGCCTCCACAAGCTGATTGCTGTCGGTTAATTCTTTCAGTCGCTGGATTAATTCCGCCTTTATAGTCCCGGTTGCAGTCTGCAATCTTTCCTTTGAGGTCACAAAATGGCTGCCGGGAAATACCGTCAACTCAATGACTTCTTCCAATACCGATCCCCGCAGCGGATCAATAAACGAAATCCTGTCAATGGTATCTCCAAAAAGTTCAACCCGCACTGCCCGGTCATCTTCATAGGCCGGGAAAATCTCAAGCACATCGCCCCGCACCCGGAAAACGCCGCGATGAAAGGAAATGTCATTACGCTCATAGAGCATATACACCAGCCGGCGCTGGATTTCCTCCATGGGATATTCTTCATCGGTCTTGAGAAAAAGATGCATATTGCGATATTCGTCAGGAGATCCAAGGCCATAGATGCAGGAAACACTGGCAACGATGAGCACATCCTTTCGGGTAAGTAATGACCGGGTGGCGGAATGGCGCATTTTATCAATGGTATCGTTAATCGCCGAATCTTTTTCAATGTAGGTATCCGACTGCGGAATATATGCTTCAGGCTGATAATAGTCGTAATAGCTCACAAAATACTCCACGGCGTTTTCCGGAAACAGATCCTTCATTTCTGAAAAAAGCTGCGCGGCAAGTGTTTTGTTGGGTGCGATAATCAGGGTCGGTCTCTGAACATTTGCGACAGCGTGGGCAATGGTGAAGGTTTTACCTGAACCGGTAACACCGAGGAGAACCTGATCGCAGGCGCCGGCCAGAATCCCTCTGGTCAGAATATCTATGGCGCGGGGCTGATCGCCTGCAGGTAAAAAATCCGAAACCAGTTTAAATTCCGTAGTCATTTCCTTTCCACTTTGAGGTAAAAGACTTCACTGTCAAAATGCTGTTAGCAAGATAAATCACATCGATGTAGATGTAACCTCGAAAATTCTAGTGATCAGATGAGGGATGGGAGATATCAGAGATAACGCCGGAACAAAAAAGGGTGCACGAAAAAATATCAGCGAAAAAAAAATTATTTTTTCTTCAAGACCAGAATAGGCCTTTCTTGATTGGATTTTTGTGGATCACTGTCACTTTTTGTCCCAGTATTAATGGAACTCAAACCATCAAGGACATCGAGTTCTTTTTTGTTGACCCCTTCATTCTCGGCCGGCTTGAAAGAACGGGCTCCATGAAGTCTTAAGCGGCTGATGTCACCCATTAACAACTCCAATTTTCCGATCCGCTTTCATGAGTATATCCGTATTGACCAGGGAATTATCCCCTGACATCGCTTCCATAAAAGAATTATAAAGCAGCCTGTTGATCTCGCGGGGTATGCCGCCGCTCAGTTTATGCAAAACCTTAAAGGCGTCGCCGGGGATAAGATCAGTTGTGGCGCCGCATTTCAGCAGCCGGAATTTTAC
The Pseudomonadota bacterium DNA segment above includes these coding regions:
- the uvrB gene encoding excinuclease ABC subunit UvrB gives rise to the protein MTTEFKLVSDFLPAGDQPRAIDILTRGILAGACDQVLLGVTGSGKTFTIAHAVANVQRPTLIIAPNKTLAAQLFSEMKDLFPENAVEYFVSYYDYYQPEAYIPQSDTYIEKDSAINDTIDKMRHSATRSLLTRKDVLIVASVSCIYGLGSPDEYRNMHLFLKTDEEYPMEEIQRRLVYMLYERNDISFHRGVFRVRGDVLEIFPAYEDDRAVRVELFGDTIDRISFIDPLRGSVLEEVIELTVFPGSHFVTSKERLQTATGTIKAELIQRLKELTDSNQLVEAQRLEQRTDFDLEMLSELGYCHGIENYSRHFTGRKSGEPPPTLLDYFPPDFLLIIDESHITVPQLHGMYLGDRSRKQTLVDFGFRLPSARDNRPLRFDEFAARIHQTVYVSATPGDFEMDKAQGKVVEQVIRPTGLMDPEIEVRPATSQVDDLLGQIRSRTSQGDAVLVTTLTKRMAEDLTEYYEKLGVRVRYLHSDIKTLDRVELIRNLRKREFDVLVGINLLREGLDIPEVSLVAVLDADKEGFLRSARSLIQTCGRAARNAAGKVILYADKITNAMQYTIDETTRRRALQMAYNKKNGITPETIRAKIKDLVGTIYEQDYVTVELEAAEPGYGYGVSRKKQWDGVEELRREIKIVEKEMYSAAENLEFELAAKLRDQLKSLRKKELEWL
- a CDS encoding lysophospholipid acyltransferase family protein; translation: MFIWLTRILFATCRVDYKGFNNLEECEKGSRPFIAVFWHYSVFFVMHFCRGRSWVAMVSASKDGEYVSHLLNKLGNETVRGSRGKGGLKALREMAAHMQEGKNAAIVADGSKGPALVVQAGMILLASRTGAPILPFICAVDRYWAFTSWDRTILPKPFANIIFTCGEAMQVPPDIRSKDIEVYRLELETRLNALYLEAWSEFGKEHH
- a CDS encoding adenylate kinase translates to MNILVFGPNGSGKGTQGAIVQKKYNMPHIESGAIFRVNIGGGTELGKKAKEYIDRGDLVPDDITIPMILNRLKEDDCKKGWILDGFPRNKVQGETLAKALKDAGIALNYVIEIVLPRDIAKLRITGRRLCVNDNNHPNHIAFEAIKPVEKDGKIVCRVCGGALNTRADDQDDAAIDKRHNIYYDDKTGTMAAVNYFKTLGGKTKVISVDGRSSINEVSEAIMKKLN
- a CDS encoding response regulator, yielding MPVKILIVDDEKEILAWMKISLENIGFHVRCSIDAKDALKAYDEEKADLIITDMVMPGMSGLTLIMELNKIDPEVKIIAISGGGIINGQRYLALAKEIGADLMLPKPFGEKELHLAIKEVLG